GAACAGGAGCACTGCCGATCCCGCGGCCGCAATTTCTCGGACCAACGCGTAGATTTGTCGTTTGGTACCAATGTCGATGCCGCGAGTGGGATCAAAACAGAGCAAAATATCAAAACCACTGGCGAGCCACCGGGCGATCACGACCTTCTGCTGGTTGCCGCCGCTTAACCGGCGCAATTCTGATCCCGCGCGAGTATCGATCTGGAGGCGTTCGATAGCAGATGCTACCCGTTTTCGCTCCTCGTTAATCCTGATCGGACCCCAGTTCCGAATCCGGCCGAAGGCAGGCAAAACGATATTTTCCGGAATTGGCCGTTGCTGCAACAGAGCTAATAACCGGTTCGCCGGAACGAGCACGACCCCGGCTGCGATCGCATCTGCGGGATGGCGAAGTCTCAATTCCTCGCCATGCGCAAGGATGGCGCCTTCGTCGTAGCGGCGACTTCCCGCGATGCAATCAAATAGTTCTTCCTGTCCCTGGCCTTCTAGCGCGGCAATTCCCAGAACCTCACCTGGATAGAGTTTGAAGGAAACGTCGTTGACCTGCGGAGCGCAACGGAGCCCGCGCACTTCCAGCGCTGGTTCCGCATCGTCCGCCCGTGGACGAGGGGCACGTGTGGAAGGGGCGGAGGCGACCGCTCGAGCAGTTTCGGCCCCGAGCATGAGCGCGACGATACGCTCCTCGCTCCCGTG
The DNA window shown above is from Candidatus Binataceae bacterium and carries:
- a CDS encoding sugar ABC transporter ATP-binding protein; this translates as MSGATLLLEARDVAKKFDSVVALKAASLQVRPGEVHGLMGANGAGKSTLVKIITGVFPADGGQILVKGAARSFRSPAEARRAGIVSVYQDPALVPDLTVTQNMGLAGAPVDAVRKWLAELGVGKLDFSLLVRDLPDPTLRLIDLARALAWEPAVLLLDEITASLPADLSEQIYAMVKRWRERGNAVIFISHRMAEVSALCDRATVLRDGVTAGVTERAHGSEERIVALMLGAETARAVASAPSTRAPRPRADDAEPALEVRGLRCAPQVNDVSFKLYPGEVLGIAALEGQGQEELFDCIAGSRRYDEGAILAHGEELRLRHPADAIAAGVVLVPANRLLALLQQRPIPENIVLPAFGRIRNWGPIRINEERKRVASAIERLQIDTRAGSELRRLSGGNQQKVVIARWLASGFDILLCFDPTRGIDIGTKRQIYALVREIAAAGSAVLLF